From a region of the Mycolicibacterium sp. MU0050 genome:
- a CDS encoding MlaD family protein translates to MKDRGATIGLALFMVVALTLTWLVYVTLRRDVAGSTVPYAAMVSDVFGLREGDDVRMAGVRVGRVEKIELQGDLAKVSFVVQSDQQVLGRTVASVTYQNIVGQRYLGLSLGNLGDPGPLPPGSVIPVEQTDPSFDVGTLLNGYEPLFSVLNPRDADNLTKGVIESLQGDETSIAALVDQTSRLTESFAGHDEELGKVITDLNSVVGNLAQHNDTLDEVIGETRSMVSTFDARRPELIASMGSISAVVRQLSTISDEVYPDLNELIVRQPGFAQHLVSIEEQLAFTGANLPLLLKGLARVTNEGAYVNAYICDLNLTGFFPGLNDVVPIIVDAASPGDGVRYTPRCRNTDG, encoded by the coding sequence ATGAAGGACCGCGGCGCGACCATCGGCCTGGCGCTGTTCATGGTCGTGGCACTCACCCTGACCTGGCTGGTGTACGTCACCCTGCGCCGGGACGTCGCCGGCAGCACGGTGCCGTATGCGGCGATGGTCTCCGACGTCTTCGGACTGCGCGAGGGGGACGACGTCCGGATGGCCGGCGTGCGGGTCGGCCGGGTCGAAAAGATCGAGCTGCAGGGCGATCTGGCCAAGGTGTCGTTCGTCGTCCAGAGCGATCAGCAGGTGCTGGGCCGCACCGTGGCGTCGGTGACGTACCAGAACATCGTCGGCCAGCGTTACCTCGGACTGTCCCTGGGCAACCTCGGCGACCCCGGCCCGCTGCCGCCCGGCAGCGTGATCCCGGTCGAGCAGACCGACCCCTCGTTCGACGTCGGCACGCTGCTCAACGGCTACGAACCGCTGTTCAGCGTGCTCAACCCGCGCGACGCCGACAATCTGACCAAGGGCGTCATCGAGTCCCTGCAGGGCGACGAGACTTCGATCGCCGCGCTGGTGGACCAGACCTCGCGCCTGACCGAGTCGTTCGCCGGGCACGACGAGGAACTCGGCAAGGTCATCACCGACCTCAACTCGGTCGTCGGCAACCTGGCCCAGCACAACGACACCCTCGACGAGGTGATCGGCGAAACCCGTTCCATGGTCAGCACCTTCGATGCTCGCCGGCCGGAACTGATTGCGTCGATGGGCTCGATCTCCGCGGTGGTGCGACAGCTGTCGACCATCTCCGACGAGGTCTATCCGGACCTCAACGAACTCATCGTCCGCCAGCCGGGGTTCGCCCAGCACCTGGTCAGCATCGAAGAGCAACTGGCCTTCACCGGCGCCAACCTGCCGCTGCTGCTCAAGGGACTCGCGCGGGTCACCAACGAGGGCGCCTACGTCAACGCCTACATCTGCGATCTGAACCTCACCGGGTTCTTCCCCGGCCTCAACGATGTCGTGCCGATCATCGTCGACGCCGCGAGCCCGGGAGACGGCGTCCGATACACCCCGAGATGCAGGAACACCGATGGCTGA
- a CDS encoding MCE family protein, translating to MMSSRTRFAVVLVTAAVVALIAAGAGWFYLQGRNTITVTAQFDSAAGLYEGNTVAVLGMPVGQVTKITPKGGYVEVDFTVDADVAVPADVQAVTISNSILTDRQVELTPAYSGGPRLQDHATIGLDRTKTPVEFARVLDVLDKMAGSLRGDGQGGGPLAAVVDASAAIADGNGQLMKDALGELSNALRLSSDRGDVTRDQLTTIIRNLSSLLQAAADNDATLREFGSSVRALSQILADENLGTGVTGQKINEVVTQLSEVLDTHRDAIKQIVANGDTSLITTVEHRRDLAEFLDVAPLTLDNIYNVIDQKNGAARAHVLVDKVLFDTQTIKEVCNMMGLRQLGCSTGTLQDFGPDFGLSYVLDGLAAMGQK from the coding sequence ATGATGAGCTCCCGCACCAGGTTTGCCGTCGTCCTCGTCACCGCGGCCGTCGTCGCGCTCATCGCGGCGGGCGCCGGCTGGTTCTACCTACAGGGCAGGAACACCATCACCGTCACCGCCCAGTTCGACAGCGCCGCGGGACTCTACGAAGGCAACACCGTTGCGGTGCTGGGGATGCCGGTGGGCCAGGTCACCAAGATCACCCCGAAGGGCGGCTACGTCGAGGTCGACTTCACCGTGGACGCCGACGTCGCGGTCCCCGCCGACGTCCAGGCCGTCACCATCTCGAACTCCATCCTGACCGACCGCCAGGTGGAACTGACCCCCGCCTACAGCGGCGGACCCCGCCTGCAGGACCACGCCACCATCGGTCTGGACCGCACCAAGACGCCGGTCGAGTTCGCCCGCGTGCTCGACGTGCTGGACAAGATGGCCGGATCGCTGCGCGGTGACGGCCAGGGCGGCGGGCCGTTGGCCGCCGTCGTCGACGCCAGCGCCGCCATCGCCGACGGCAACGGCCAACTGATGAAGGACGCGCTGGGCGAACTGTCGAACGCGTTGCGGCTCAGTTCCGATCGCGGCGACGTCACCCGGGATCAGCTGACCACCATCATCCGCAATCTCAGTTCGCTGTTGCAGGCCGCCGCCGACAACGACGCCACGCTGCGCGAGTTCGGTTCCTCGGTACGCGCGCTGAGCCAGATCCTCGCCGACGAGAACCTGGGCACGGGGGTCACCGGCCAGAAGATCAACGAGGTGGTCACGCAACTCAGCGAGGTGCTCGACACCCACCGCGACGCCATCAAACAGATTGTCGCCAATGGCGATACTTCGTTGATCACCACGGTGGAGCACCGGCGCGACCTGGCCGAGTTCCTGGATGTCGCCCCGTTGACCCTGGACAACATCTACAACGTCATCGACCAGAAGAACGGGGCGGCGCGCGCGCACGTGCTGGTCGACAAGGTGCTGTTCGACACCCAGACCATCAAGGAGGTCTGCAACATGATGGGTCTGCGCCAACTCGGATGCAGCACCGGCACACTGCAGGACTTCGGCCCGGACTTCGGGTTGTCCTACGTGCTCGACGGCCTGGCCGCCATGGGGCAGAAATGA
- a CDS encoding MlaD family protein, giving the protein MAENTRARRRPLEDLNKTWLGVVAVAVVAVLVGALLAVKVADVGYRHYTAKFAQAAALRAGNPITIAGIPVGEVTRMRLAGDHVEAELRVRDDIAFGENSRATIKITTILGSRYLALHPAGPGTLPDNTFDLDHTEVPYDLQEALADVTTTFEQVDSDKFAETLGILGKQMESLPAIVPQAMTNTHTLATIIAERRDQLGSLLKTTETVTNTLRRQQSTLGSLVNQGNSLVGEFVARRDSFRAMMAGLTNLVETLSDTFIEERPELEALLQDVRELTDMLGQHDDLLRSILQSGPVALRGIANATGNGNAASLFAPGGLLIDSWMCAISGRAEQFGMIQYYQDCE; this is encoded by the coding sequence ATGGCTGAGAACACCCGCGCCCGGCGCCGCCCCCTGGAGGACCTGAACAAGACCTGGCTCGGTGTCGTCGCGGTCGCCGTCGTGGCGGTCCTGGTGGGCGCGCTGCTGGCGGTCAAGGTCGCCGACGTGGGCTACCGGCACTACACCGCCAAGTTCGCGCAGGCCGCCGCCCTACGGGCGGGCAACCCGATCACCATCGCCGGCATCCCGGTGGGCGAGGTGACGCGCATGCGGCTGGCCGGCGACCACGTCGAAGCCGAGCTGAGGGTACGCGACGACATCGCGTTCGGGGAGAACTCGCGAGCCACCATCAAGATCACCACCATCCTGGGCTCGCGCTACCTGGCCTTGCACCCCGCCGGCCCGGGGACGTTGCCGGACAACACCTTCGACCTCGACCACACCGAGGTCCCCTACGACCTACAGGAGGCACTGGCCGACGTCACCACCACCTTCGAGCAGGTCGATTCGGACAAGTTCGCCGAGACCCTGGGCATCCTGGGCAAGCAGATGGAATCCCTGCCGGCCATCGTGCCGCAGGCCATGACCAACACCCACACCCTGGCCACCATCATCGCCGAGCGACGCGACCAACTCGGGTCGCTGCTCAAGACCACCGAGACGGTGACCAACACGCTGCGTCGGCAGCAATCCACGCTCGGCAGCCTGGTGAACCAGGGCAACAGCCTGGTGGGCGAGTTCGTCGCGCGACGGGACTCGTTCCGGGCCATGATGGCCGGCCTGACCAACCTCGTCGAGACCCTCTCCGACACCTTCATCGAGGAACGCCCGGAACTCGAGGCCCTGCTCCAAGACGTCCGCGAGTTGACCGACATGCTCGGCCAGCACGACGACCTGCTGCGCAGCATCCTGCAATCCGGGCCGGTGGCCCTGCGCGGTATCGCCAACGCCACCGGAAACGGCAACGCGGCCAGCCTGTTCGCCCCCGGCGGCTTGCTCATCGACTCGTGGATGTGCGCCATCAGTGGCCGCGCCGAACAGTTCGGGATGATCCAGTACTACCAGGACTGCGAATGA